From a region of the Streptomyces venezuelae genome:
- the murJ gene encoding murein biosynthesis integral membrane protein MurJ has protein sequence MNAPYDGDRAQGTGGPAPSQGTAPGTPVPGQVPAPAPAPEPDPYVQDAYAYDPYRSQDLSAQDPVAEVLYDRASHPPPPPGTFQEPGPLYAAPTAPSYSPDPRVWAQTPPPEPDGPSRHLPYGDHATTTQFVGVDSLVTNASDEQSAPDAFAHLYRDQEAAPRTPAEEAPVAAPAPSKPAGRASSLLKSSALMAAGTIVSRITGFLRTLVIAGAIGVGTFNDTYQIANTLPTMIYVLVGGGALNAVFIPQLVRAMKNDDDGGQAYANRLLTLVVVLLAGITTICVLAAPVFITMMSPKIASDPQQMDVAVAFARYCLPTMFFMGVHVVLGQILNARGRFGAMMWTPVLNNIVVIATFGAFIWAFGGFTTSGVNAATVTPEGVRLLGLGTLLGLTVQALAMLPYLRDAGFKPRLRFDWRGHGLGKAARLAKWTFFFVLANQVGLVVVTQLATWAGAVAEKQGHPGTGITAYNYALLLWQMPQAIITVSVMTAVLPRISRSAHDGDAAAVRDDISYGLRTSAVAIVPCAFAFLALGVPMATLLYAGSGSGAQNIGYILMAFGLGLIPYSIQYVVLRGFYAYEDTRTPFYNTVIVAAVNAAVSTLSFFVLPARWAVVGMAAAYGLGYAVGVGVAWRRLRTRLGGDLDGAHVMRTYARLTGACVPAAAVAGAVAFGVTQWLGSGVTGSATALLTGGIALAAVFLIAAKRMRIEELNAMVGMVRGRLGR, from the coding sequence ATGAACGCGCCGTACGACGGTGACCGCGCGCAGGGCACTGGTGGGCCTGCGCCCTCCCAGGGCACTGCCCCGGGCACCCCGGTGCCCGGGCAGGTTCCCGCGCCTGCGCCCGCGCCGGAGCCTGACCCGTATGTCCAGGACGCCTACGCCTACGACCCGTACCGGTCCCAGGACCTGTCGGCCCAGGATCCGGTCGCCGAGGTGCTCTACGACCGGGCCTCACACCCGCCGCCGCCTCCCGGCACCTTCCAGGAGCCCGGCCCGCTCTACGCCGCGCCGACCGCGCCCTCGTACTCCCCCGACCCGCGCGTCTGGGCCCAGACCCCGCCGCCCGAGCCGGACGGCCCCTCGCGCCACCTGCCGTACGGCGACCACGCCACCACCACCCAGTTCGTCGGCGTGGACTCCCTCGTCACCAACGCTTCGGACGAGCAGTCCGCACCGGACGCCTTCGCGCACCTGTACCGGGACCAGGAGGCGGCGCCCCGGACCCCCGCTGAGGAGGCGCCCGTCGCCGCCCCGGCGCCGAGCAAGCCGGCCGGACGGGCCTCCAGCCTGCTGAAGTCCAGCGCTCTGATGGCCGCGGGCACGATCGTCTCGCGCATCACCGGCTTCCTGCGGACCCTGGTCATCGCCGGTGCCATCGGTGTCGGCACCTTCAACGACACGTACCAGATCGCCAACACGCTGCCGACGATGATCTACGTCCTGGTCGGCGGCGGCGCCCTGAACGCCGTCTTCATCCCGCAGCTGGTCCGGGCCATGAAGAACGACGACGACGGCGGGCAGGCATACGCCAACCGGTTGCTGACCCTCGTCGTGGTCCTGTTGGCAGGCATCACCACCATCTGCGTCCTGGCCGCACCGGTGTTCATCACGATGATGTCGCCGAAGATCGCCTCCGACCCGCAGCAGATGGACGTCGCGGTCGCCTTCGCCCGCTACTGCCTGCCCACCATGTTCTTCATGGGCGTGCACGTGGTCCTGGGTCAGATCCTCAACGCCCGCGGCCGCTTCGGCGCGATGATGTGGACCCCGGTCCTCAACAACATCGTGGTCATCGCCACCTTCGGCGCCTTCATCTGGGCCTTCGGCGGCTTCACCACCTCCGGCGTCAACGCCGCCACCGTCACCCCCGAGGGCGTGCGCCTGCTGGGCCTGGGCACCCTGCTCGGCCTCACCGTCCAGGCCCTCGCGATGCTGCCGTACCTGCGCGACGCGGGCTTCAAGCCGCGCCTGCGCTTCGACTGGCGGGGTCACGGCCTCGGCAAGGCCGCCCGCCTGGCCAAGTGGACGTTCTTCTTCGTCCTCGCCAACCAGGTCGGCCTCGTGGTCGTCACCCAGCTCGCCACCTGGGCCGGTGCCGTCGCCGAGAAGCAGGGCCACCCCGGTACCGGCATCACCGCCTACAACTACGCGCTGCTGCTCTGGCAGATGCCTCAGGCGATCATCACCGTCTCCGTCATGACGGCCGTGCTGCCCCGCATCTCCCGCTCCGCGCACGACGGCGACGCCGCCGCGGTCCGCGACGACATCTCCTACGGGCTGCGCACCTCGGCCGTCGCGATCGTGCCCTGCGCCTTCGCGTTCCTCGCCCTCGGCGTCCCGATGGCCACCCTGCTCTACGCCGGCTCGGGCTCGGGCGCCCAGAACATCGGCTACATCCTGATGGCGTTCGGCCTCGGTCTGATCCCGTACTCGATCCAGTACGTGGTCCTGCGCGGCTTCTACGCCTACGAGGACACCCGCACGCCCTTCTACAACACCGTCATCGTCGCCGCCGTCAACGCGGCGGTCTCCACGCTGTCGTTCTTCGTGCTCCCCGCCCGGTGGGCGGTGGTCGGCATGGCCGCCGCCTACGGGCTCGGCTACGCCGTCGGCGTCGGAGTGGCCTGGCGTCGCCTGCGCACCCGGCTCGGTGGCGACCTGGACGGGGCACACGTCATGCGCACCTACGCCCGGCTCACCGGCGCCTGCGTCCCGGCAGCCGCCGTGGCCGGCGCGGTCGCGTTCGGGGTCACCCAGTGGCTGGGCAGCGGAGTCACCGGCTCCGCCACCGCCCTCCTCACCGGCGGTATCGCCCTGGCCGCGGTGTTCCTCATCGCCGCCAAGCGGATGCGGATCGAAGAGCTCAACGCGATGGTCGGAATGGTCCGCGGACGTTTGGGGCGCTGA
- a CDS encoding protein kinase family protein: MAERSTAAVDVADNSGDEPLTAQAARATSDGVDIQNGRAADGPMPDKDGERTNAAPAAAPELHSGHKLARRYRLEECVTRVDGFSSWRAMDEKLRRAVGVHLMPADHARARSVLAAARSSALLGDPRFVQVLDAVEENDLVYVVHEWLPDATELTALLAAGPLEAHEAYQLVSQVSQAMAAAHREGLAHLRLTPSAILRTSTGQYRIRGLAVNAALRGITSETPQRADTEAIGALLYAALTQRWPYESDAYGLTGLPKGVGLIAPDQVRAGVHRGLGELAMRALANDGATASRQEPACTTPDELAKAVAAMPRIRPPEPAFTAPPEYQHTTYQQGNYGRPTPPGVTTVQGRPLAPPPPPLQSRTGKVLKWGVAALLIAALGLGSWQLADTLLEHKNQKGNSGTSNNPKPGTDDNPKEAEPGKPLQITDVSEFSPHGAATKPKDVGKTVDGNPDSAWITLQYLGYPKFGNLDERRDGSGIVIDLGKVQNVSALDIDLHAAGQEVEIRAAQASASHPDSLSDFGQQISKPERAGKKLQVALENPVLTRYVLVHLTELPADGEGGYRGGISEIKVIGPSS, encoded by the coding sequence GTGGCGGAACGTAGCACGGCTGCCGTCGACGTGGCCGACAACAGCGGCGATGAGCCGCTGACCGCTCAGGCGGCACGGGCCACGTCCGACGGGGTGGACATCCAGAACGGACGAGCCGCGGACGGACCCATGCCCGACAAGGACGGCGAACGCACCAACGCGGCCCCTGCGGCCGCTCCCGAACTGCACAGCGGACACAAGCTCGCCAGACGCTATCGGCTGGAAGAGTGCGTCACCCGTGTGGACGGATTCAGCAGTTGGCGCGCGATGGACGAGAAGCTGCGCCGGGCCGTGGGCGTGCATCTGATGCCCGCCGACCACGCGCGCGCCCGCTCCGTCCTGGCCGCCGCCCGGTCCTCCGCCCTGCTCGGCGACCCGCGGTTCGTCCAGGTGCTGGACGCCGTGGAGGAGAACGACCTCGTCTACGTCGTCCACGAGTGGCTGCCCGATGCCACCGAACTCACCGCGCTGCTCGCCGCGGGCCCGCTGGAGGCGCACGAGGCCTACCAGCTCGTCAGCCAGGTCTCCCAGGCGATGGCCGCCGCACACCGTGAGGGGCTCGCCCATCTGCGGCTGACGCCCAGCGCGATACTGCGCACCTCCACGGGCCAGTACCGCATCCGCGGCCTCGCCGTGAACGCCGCCCTGCGCGGCATCACCAGCGAGACCCCGCAGCGGGCCGATACCGAGGCCATCGGCGCGCTCCTGTACGCCGCGCTCACCCAGCGCTGGCCGTACGAGAGCGACGCGTACGGCCTCACCGGCCTGCCCAAGGGCGTGGGCCTGATCGCCCCCGACCAGGTACGCGCCGGTGTCCACCGGGGCCTGGGCGAACTCGCCATGCGCGCGCTCGCCAACGACGGAGCCACCGCCTCCCGTCAGGAACCCGCCTGCACCACCCCCGACGAGCTGGCCAAGGCCGTCGCCGCGATGCCCCGCATCCGGCCGCCGGAGCCCGCCTTCACGGCCCCGCCGGAGTACCAGCACACCACCTACCAGCAGGGCAACTACGGCCGCCCCACGCCGCCCGGCGTGACCACCGTCCAGGGCCGGCCCCTCGCACCTCCCCCGCCCCCCTTGCAGAGCCGTACCGGCAAGGTACTCAAGTGGGGCGTCGCCGCCCTGCTCATCGCCGCCCTCGGCCTGGGCAGCTGGCAGCTGGCCGACACCCTCCTGGAACACAAAAACCAGAAGGGCAACAGCGGCACCAGCAACAACCCCAAACCCGGCACCGACGACAACCCGAAGGAAGCCGAACCCGGGAAGCCGCTGCAGATCACGGACGTGTCCGAGTTCTCTCCGCACGGTGCGGCGACCAAGCCGAAGGACGTCGGCAAGACCGTCGACGGCAACCCGGACTCCGCCTGGATCACTCTCCAGTACCTGGGCTACCCCAAGTTCGGCAACCTGGACGAGCGCAGGGACGGCAGCGGCATCGTCATCGACCTCGGCAAGGTCCAGAACGTGTCCGCGCTCGACATCGACCTGCACGCGGCCGGCCAGGAGGTCGAGATCCGCGCGGCACAGGCGTCGGCCTCCCACCCCGACTCGCTGTCGGACTTCGGCCAGCAGATCAGCAAGCCGGAGCGGGCCGGCAAGAAGCTCCAGGTCGCCCTCGAAAATCCGGTGCTCACCCGCTACGTGCTGGTCCACCTCACCGAACTGCCCGCCGACGGGGAGGGCGGTTACCGGGGCGGGATCAGCGAGATCAAGGTGATCGGCCCGTCGTCCTGA
- the sigM gene encoding RNA polymerase sigma factor SigM produces MREETTEGRSDQELLALHTAGDPEAFGEIVRRHRDRLWAVALRTLGDREEAADAVQDALVSAYRAAHTFRGESAVTTWLHRITVNACLDRARKASSRRTAPLDDTDRLEHLLEPHESAEAPAERQDLHRQLLAALSTLPADQRAALVLVDMQGYPVAEAARLLDVPTGTVKSRCARGRAKLVPLLTHLRTNAGDNTAIERGRNRTPGPPVPPAAEPRHPDPDAVKGGGGRP; encoded by the coding sequence ATGCGAGAAGAAACCACGGAAGGCCGCAGCGACCAGGAGCTCCTGGCCCTGCACACCGCGGGGGATCCCGAGGCCTTCGGTGAGATCGTGCGGCGGCACCGCGACCGGCTGTGGGCCGTGGCACTGCGGACCCTCGGGGACCGGGAGGAGGCCGCGGACGCCGTCCAGGACGCCCTTGTGTCCGCCTACCGGGCCGCGCACACCTTTCGCGGGGAGTCCGCCGTCACCACCTGGCTGCACCGAATCACCGTCAATGCCTGCCTCGACCGCGCCCGCAAGGCCTCCTCGCGCCGGACCGCGCCCCTCGACGACACGGACCGCCTGGAGCACCTCCTGGAGCCCCACGAGTCCGCGGAGGCCCCCGCGGAGCGCCAGGACCTCCATCGCCAGCTCCTGGCCGCTCTGAGCACCCTTCCGGCCGATCAGCGGGCCGCGCTCGTCCTCGTCGACATGCAGGGATACCCCGTCGCCGAGGCAGCCCGGCTCCTCGACGTCCCCACCGGCACCGTGAAGAGCCGGTGCGCACGTGGCCGGGCCAAACTCGTGCCGCTCCTCACTCATCTGCGCACGAATGCCGGGGATAACACCGCCATCGAGCGGGGAAGGAACCGGACGCCGGGCCCACCCGTCCCACCAGCGGCAGAACCCAGGCATCCAGACCCAGACGCTGTGAAGGGCGGAGGTGGACGACCGTGA
- the trxB gene encoding thioredoxin-disulfide reductase has product MSDVRNVIIIGSGPAGYTAALYTARASLKPLVFEGAVTAGGALMNTTEVENFPGFQDGIMGPDLMDNMRAQAERFGAELIADDVVAVDLSGEIKTVTDTAGTVHRAKAVIVTTGSQHRKLGLPNEDALSGRGVSWCATCDGFFFKDHDIAVVGGGDTAIEEATFLSRFAKSVTIVHRRDSLRASKAMQDRAFADPKITFAWDSEVTEIHGDQKLSGLTLRNTKTGETSELPVTGLFIAVGHDPRTELFKGQLDLDEEGYLKVEAPSTRTSATGVFGAGDVVDHTYRQAITAAGTGCSAALDAERFLAALADAEKVHAAV; this is encoded by the coding sequence GTGAGCGACGTCCGAAACGTGATCATCATCGGCTCCGGGCCGGCCGGTTACACCGCCGCCCTGTACACCGCACGCGCTTCGCTCAAGCCGCTGGTCTTCGAAGGTGCCGTCACCGCGGGTGGCGCCCTGATGAACACCACCGAGGTGGAGAACTTCCCGGGCTTCCAGGACGGCATCATGGGCCCCGACCTCATGGACAACATGCGTGCCCAGGCCGAGCGCTTCGGCGCCGAACTGATCGCGGACGACGTCGTCGCCGTGGACCTCAGCGGTGAGATCAAGACCGTCACCGACACCGCCGGTACCGTGCACCGCGCCAAGGCCGTCATCGTCACCACCGGTTCCCAGCACCGCAAGCTCGGCCTGCCCAACGAGGACGCCCTCTCCGGCCGCGGTGTCTCCTGGTGCGCCACCTGCGACGGTTTCTTCTTCAAGGACCACGACATCGCCGTCGTCGGCGGCGGCGACACCGCGATCGAGGAGGCCACCTTCCTCTCGCGCTTCGCCAAGTCCGTCACGATCGTCCACCGCCGTGACAGCCTGCGCGCCTCGAAGGCCATGCAGGACCGTGCCTTCGCCGACCCGAAGATCACGTTCGCCTGGGACAGCGAGGTCACCGAGATCCACGGCGACCAGAAGCTGTCCGGCCTCACCCTGCGCAACACCAAGACCGGCGAGACCTCCGAGCTGCCCGTGACCGGCCTCTTCATCGCCGTCGGCCACGACCCGCGCACCGAGCTCTTCAAGGGACAGCTCGACCTCGACGAGGAGGGCTACCTGAAGGTCGAGGCCCCCTCCACCCGGACCAGCGCCACCGGCGTGTTCGGCGCCGGCGACGTCGTGGACCACACCTACCGTCAGGCCATCACCGCCGCAGGCACCGGCTGCTCCGCCGCCCTCGACGCCGAGCGCTTCCTCGCCGCGCTCGCCGACGCCGAGAAGGTACACGCGGCGGTCTGA
- the trxA gene encoding thioredoxin, whose translation MAGTLKNVTDADFDEQVLRSDKPVLVDFWAAWCGPCRQIAPSLEAIAAEHPEIEIVKLNIDENPDTAAKYGVMSIPTLNVYQGGEVAKTIVGAKPKAAILRDLSEFVEVKTA comes from the coding sequence GTGGCCGGCACCCTCAAGAACGTGACCGACGCTGACTTCGACGAGCAGGTCCTCAGGAGCGACAAGCCCGTACTGGTGGACTTCTGGGCCGCCTGGTGCGGACCGTGCCGCCAGATCGCGCCGTCCCTCGAGGCGATCGCCGCCGAGCACCCCGAGATCGAGATCGTCAAACTCAACATCGACGAGAACCCGGACACGGCTGCCAAGTACGGCGTCATGTCCATCCCGACGCTGAACGTCTACCAGGGCGGCGAGGTCGCCAAGACCATCGTCGGCGCGAAGCCGAAGGCCGCCATCCTGCGCGACCTCTCCGAGTTCGTCGAGGTCAAGACCGCCTGA
- a CDS encoding GNAT family N-acetyltransferase, whose amino-acid sequence MGRRLVPLTLDNLQDLPRRCRSCVFWELDPVSGEAAVKAGTPAQEKEAWISAVLLEWGSCGRVVYVDEIPVGFVLYAPPAYVPRATAFPTSPVSPDAVQLITAWIMPGYQGQGLGRVMVQTVAKDLLRRGFRAIEAFGDAHWEGPACLLPADHLLAVGFKTVRPHPVHPRLRLELRSTLSWKEDVELALDRLLGAARKEPALRPL is encoded by the coding sequence ATGGGTCGTCGGCTGGTACCGCTCACGCTGGACAACCTCCAGGACCTGCCCCGTCGTTGCCGGTCCTGTGTGTTCTGGGAGCTGGACCCGGTCAGTGGTGAGGCCGCGGTGAAGGCGGGTACTCCAGCGCAGGAGAAGGAGGCGTGGATCTCCGCAGTCCTGCTGGAGTGGGGATCCTGTGGCCGAGTGGTCTATGTGGACGAGATCCCGGTGGGCTTCGTCCTCTACGCACCGCCGGCGTACGTGCCGCGCGCCACGGCCTTTCCGACCAGCCCGGTCTCGCCCGACGCCGTGCAGCTCATCACGGCGTGGATCATGCCTGGGTACCAGGGGCAGGGGCTGGGGCGGGTCATGGTCCAGACGGTGGCCAAGGACCTGCTGCGGCGGGGGTTCCGGGCGATCGAGGCGTTCGGGGACGCGCACTGGGAGGGGCCGGCGTGTCTGTTGCCGGCCGATCACCTGCTCGCAGTCGGCTTCAAGACGGTCCGTCCCCACCCTGTGCATCCCCGGCTGAGGCTGGAGCTTCGCTCGACGCTGTCCTGGAAGGAAGACGTGGAGCTGGCGCTGGACCGGTTGCTGGGCGCGGCGCGCAAGGAGCCGGCGCTGCGGCCGCTGTGA
- a CDS encoding ParB/RepB/Spo0J family partition protein: MSERRRGLGRGLGALIPAAPQEKTPPVISAGSASPSAVPTLASERGVAAAKLAALVQADVSRETSLAVVPVPDAEPETETVGNAVPGAMFAELPMDAITPNPRQPREVFDEDALAELVTSIQEVGLLQPVVVRQSAPGRYELIMGERRWRACREAGLEAIPAIIRATDDEKLLLDALLENLHRAQLNPLEEAAAYDQLLKDFNCTHDQLADRIGRSRPQVSNTLRLLKLSPSVQRRVAAGVLSAGHARALLSVEDSEAQDKLAHRIVAEGLSVRAVEEIVSLMASEPSSVVKPKGPRAGARVAPALSELATRLSDRFETRVKVDLGQKKGKITVEFASMEDLERILGTLAPGEGRVLDQGLAGE, from the coding sequence GTGAGTGAGCGACGTAGGGGTCTGGGGCGGGGGCTCGGTGCGCTGATCCCCGCGGCTCCGCAAGAGAAGACGCCGCCGGTGATCAGCGCCGGTTCGGCGTCCCCGTCGGCGGTGCCGACACTGGCTTCGGAGCGCGGGGTCGCTGCGGCGAAGCTCGCTGCGCTCGTACAGGCCGATGTTTCACGTGAAACATCGCTCGCGGTGGTCCCGGTGCCCGATGCGGAGCCCGAGACCGAGACCGTGGGCAATGCGGTGCCGGGGGCGATGTTCGCCGAGCTCCCGATGGACGCGATCACGCCGAATCCGCGTCAGCCGCGTGAGGTGTTCGACGAGGACGCCCTCGCCGAGCTGGTGACCTCCATCCAGGAGGTGGGCCTGCTCCAGCCGGTGGTGGTGCGGCAGTCGGCCCCCGGCCGCTATGAGCTGATCATGGGTGAGCGGCGCTGGCGTGCCTGCCGCGAGGCCGGGCTGGAGGCCATTCCGGCGATCATCCGGGCGACGGACGACGAGAAGCTGCTGCTGGACGCGCTGCTGGAGAACCTGCACCGGGCTCAGCTGAACCCGCTGGAAGAAGCCGCGGCGTACGACCAGCTGCTCAAGGACTTCAACTGCACCCACGACCAGCTGGCTGACCGGATCGGGCGTTCGCGTCCCCAGGTGTCGAACACGCTGCGGCTGCTGAAGCTGTCCCCTTCGGTGCAGCGCCGGGTCGCCGCGGGTGTGCTGTCGGCAGGGCACGCGCGTGCGCTCCTCTCGGTGGAGGACTCCGAGGCGCAGGACAAGCTGGCGCACCGGATCGTGGCCGAGGGTCTGTCGGTGCGTGCGGTCGAGGAGATCGTGTCGCTGATGGCCTCGGAGCCGTCGAGCGTGGTGAAGCCGAAGGGTCCGCGTGCGGGTGCCCGGGTGGCTCCGGCACTCAGCGAGCTGGCGACGCGGCTCTCGGACCGGTTCGAGACGCGGGTGAAGGTGGATCTGGGCCAGAAGAAGGGCAAGATCACCGTCGAGTTCGCCTCGATGGAGGATCTGGAGCGGATCCTGGGGACGCTGGCGCCGGGCGAGGGCCGGGTGCTGGATCAGGGTCTTGCCGGGGAGTGA
- a CDS encoding ParA family protein: MGGSVHREPDVEESDTVRSDANLAGPMADPVPGPRSESAGEDVSRETSPPPLVDNDTPIGRAAQQAVEAMGRAGERLPRPNQTRVIVVANQKGGVGKTTTTVNLAASLALHGARVLVVDLDPQGNASTALGIDHHADVPSIYDVLVDSRPLLEVVQPVVDVEGLFCAPATIDLAGAEIELVSLVARESRLQRAIQAYDQPLDYILIDCPPSLGLLTVNALVAGAEVLIPIQCEYYALEGLGQLLRNVDLVRAHLNPNLHVSTILLTMYDGRTRLASQVAEEVRSHFGKEVLRTSIPRSVRISEAPSYGQTVLTYDPGSSGSLSYLEAAREIAYRGVGIQYDARHAHLGPGTNSTQSMAEGIQ; the protein is encoded by the coding sequence ATGGGAGGCTCTGTTCATCGCGAGCCTGATGTCGAGGAGAGTGACACCGTGCGGTCCGACGCCAACCTCGCGGGGCCGATGGCCGACCCGGTCCCCGGTCCCCGCTCTGAATCGGCGGGAGAGGATGTTTCACGTGAAACATCGCCTCCGCCTCTTGTAGACAACGACACCCCCATCGGCCGAGCTGCCCAGCAGGCGGTCGAGGCGATGGGGCGCGCCGGTGAGAGGCTGCCCCGGCCGAATCAGACCCGGGTCATCGTGGTCGCCAACCAGAAGGGCGGCGTGGGTAAGACCACGACGACCGTGAACCTGGCGGCCTCCCTCGCGCTGCACGGTGCCCGGGTCCTCGTCGTCGACCTCGACCCGCAGGGCAACGCGTCCACGGCGCTGGGCATCGACCACCACGCCGACGTGCCGTCCATCTACGACGTGCTCGTGGACAGCCGGCCCCTGCTGGAGGTCGTCCAGCCGGTGGTGGATGTGGAGGGCCTCTTCTGTGCCCCGGCCACGATCGACCTGGCGGGTGCGGAGATCGAGCTGGTGTCTCTCGTGGCGCGGGAGAGCCGCCTCCAGCGGGCGATCCAGGCGTACGACCAGCCCCTCGACTACATCCTGATCGACTGCCCTCCCTCGCTCGGCCTGCTGACGGTGAACGCACTGGTGGCCGGCGCGGAGGTGCTGATCCCGATCCAGTGCGAGTACTACGCACTGGAGGGGCTGGGTCAGCTGCTGCGTAATGTCGATTTGGTGCGGGCCCACCTCAACCCGAACCTCCATGTGTCCACCATCCTGCTGACGATGTACGACGGCAGGACGCGGCTGGCCTCGCAGGTGGCGGAGGAGGTGCGCAGCCACTTCGGCAAGGAGGTGCTGCGCACGAGCATCCCCCGGTCGGTGCGCATTTCCGAGGCGCCGAGCTATGGGCAGACGGTGCTCACGTACGACCCGGGTTCCAGCGGTTCCCTCTCCTACCTGGAGGCAGCGCGAGAGATCGCGTATCGGGGGGTCGGCATTCAGTACGACGCCCGGCACGCCCATCTGGGCCCGGGCACGAACAGCACGCAGAGTATGGCGGAGGGGATCCAGTGA
- the rsmG gene encoding 16S rRNA (guanine(527)-N(7))-methyltransferase RsmG: MTEAAELPPAPEEARAVFGEFFPEAVRYAELLADAGVKRGLIGPREVPRLWERHLLNCAVLSEVVPQGVTVCDVGSGAGLPGIPLALVRRDLKITLLEPLLRRTTFLQEAVELLGLDHVTVMRGRAEEVLGKLQPVHVVTARAVAPLDRLAGWGVPLLRPYGEMLALKGDTADEELVSAKTALAKLGVVKTSVLHVGEGLVDPQTTVVRVEVGESPGGVRFAAKRAKAARVGRTRRRR; the protein is encoded by the coding sequence GTGACGGAGGCAGCTGAGCTTCCCCCGGCGCCTGAAGAGGCGCGCGCGGTGTTCGGTGAGTTTTTCCCGGAAGCTGTGCGGTACGCGGAGCTGCTGGCGGACGCAGGAGTCAAGCGGGGCCTGATCGGGCCGCGTGAGGTGCCGCGCCTGTGGGAGCGGCACCTGCTGAACTGCGCTGTGCTGTCGGAGGTGGTGCCCCAGGGCGTCACCGTGTGCGACGTGGGCTCGGGTGCGGGTCTGCCCGGCATCCCGCTCGCGCTGGTGCGACGGGATCTCAAGATCACGCTGCTCGAACCGCTGCTGCGGCGTACGACCTTCCTCCAGGAGGCCGTGGAGCTGCTGGGCCTGGACCACGTCACGGTGATGCGCGGTCGGGCCGAGGAGGTCCTCGGCAAGCTTCAGCCGGTGCACGTGGTGACGGCGCGGGCGGTGGCTCCGCTGGACCGGCTGGCCGGCTGGGGCGTGCCCCTGCTGAGGCCGTACGGCGAGATGCTGGCGCTGAAGGGCGACACCGCGGACGAGGAGCTGGTGTCGGCGAAGACGGCGCTGGCGAAGCTGGGTGTGGTGAAGACCTCGGTGCTGCACGTGGGCGAGGGTCTGGTGGACCCGCAGACGACGGTGGTGCGGGTCGAGGTCGGAGAGAGCCCTGGAGGGGTGAGGTTCGCGGCCAAGCGGGCTAAGGCGGCGCGCGTGGGACGTACCCGCCGACGCCGGTGA
- a CDS encoding protein jag — MTEGTTTAAAESGDTLTRLEQEGEIAADYLEGLLDIADLDGDIDMDVEADRAAVSIVSDSASRDLQKLVGRDGEVLEALQELTRLAVHRETGDRSRLMLDIAGFRAKKREELAELGAKAAADVKASGEPLKLAPMTPFERKVVHDAVAAAGLRSESEGEEPQRFVVVLPA, encoded by the coding sequence CTGAGAGTGGCGACACCCTGACCCGCCTTGAGCAGGAGGGTGAGATCGCGGCCGACTACCTCGAGGGTCTGCTGGACATCGCCGACCTGGACGGCGACATCGACATGGACGTCGAGGCCGACCGGGCCGCGGTGTCGATCGTCAGTGACTCGGCCAGCCGTGATCTGCAGAAGCTCGTGGGCCGCGACGGTGAGGTTCTGGAGGCTCTGCAGGAGCTGACCCGCCTCGCGGTGCACCGGGAGACCGGGGACCGCAGCCGGCTGATGCTGGACATCGCCGGGTTCCGGGCGAAGAAGCGCGAGGAGCTGGCGGAGCTGGGCGCCAAGGCGGCGGCGGACGTGAAGGCGTCCGGTGAGCCGCTGAAGCTGGCCCCGATGACCCCGTTCGAGCGGAAGGTCGTCCACGACGCCGTGGCGGCCGCCGGTCTGCGGAGCGAGTCCGAGGGCGAGGAGCCGCAGCGCTTCGTCGTTGTGCTCCCGGCCTGA